The Halichoerus grypus chromosome 3, mHalGry1.hap1.1, whole genome shotgun sequence genome segment acacagttttcttttcttttctgggatATCACTAAtttgtgagctccttgaaggtaAGGACCATGTTATCCTGTTCATGGATGTATGCTCAATGCCTAGCACAATGCCCAGTTTGAAATAATAACTAAATACTTGtacaaatgtttattaatgaAAGTTCAAAtgcatggaaaataaaatgatcacaGACACTAAGCTGCATTTAGCAAGCCTATAAAGTTATGACCCTGGTTTTAGCTACTCATTTAATTACAAATGAGTTTGCCATATTATTTATGTCTGTAAGAAAAATTCCTGCAAGTGAAATTGCTAGATCAAAGGGAAACTGCATTTCTGGGCTTTTTTggtgtgtatttaaaaaaaaaaaaaaaaatatatatatatatatataacataaaatttgccattctaattgacaattcagtgacattaagtacattcacaatgtggTACCCCATCACCattatccatttccagaactttttctttatctcaagcagaagctctgtacccattaaataataatctccatccctctctcctcccagacCCTGGTAATCTCTATaatctttctgtctttatgataaCTTACCTGCTCTAGgtatctcatgtaagtggaattgtgCAATATGTCATTTTATATTCAGCTAATTTCACTTACTGTAATGTTTTCTATGTccttccatgttgtagcatgtattagaagtaactgcattttaaatatggaaaatattattaGGTTACCCCCTCGAAGAGTTGCATGGCTTATAGTTCTAGCAGTAGTGAATGAGTGTCCTAGTTTTTCCACAGGGCTATCAATACTGgttataatttcacattttaaaatttgttaatatGATAGGTATACTGTCTCatacttgttttttaaatcatgattttttaatttcaagtttttatttaaactctagttagttaacatatggtaaAATTgctttcaggtgtagaatttagtgattcatcacttacatataacactcagtgctaatcgcaagtgccctccttaataaatCATGATtgaccttattttattttctgtttgtgtcCTTTGATAATTTTGGGTTGGTCACCTTTTTATTGATTCACCATTACTCTTTGtgtatttgtctgttttgtatctttacaaatatttttctcggtttataatttgtctttggatttcttctatattcacaatatttttaaatcatccttTCCTTTAGGCAATTGGGTTTTTCTTAGAAAGGCATTCTGAactaccatattttttaaaaaccatgtttttcctagttttttttttttttttttgtatttcattttgacaTGACTTTGCTCTAAATGGAATTTACTTTGGGTGTGAAATAGCACTtcaactatttttttcccctaattaattttttactttctgggTGCTTGTCTAAGCTTTTAGTTTTGAAAATACCCATATAAAATCACCAAATGGAACCACATCAAGAGGGCTCACCTCGAATGGATGTTTTCTGTTGCAGTGACCGTGAGGAGCATTCGAGATTTCATGGGATTTCTACTTCAGGCTCGAAGAGTGTCTGATCATCAAATAGCTGgcacttttgttttcattcctcCTCATTCCAAAGCAGTGGCTTGTTTTCAAGAGGCTGACACAGTCACCCACTCTGACAAGTCCCGGAAGAGAAACCTGTCCTTCGAGTGGAAGGCCCCTGCTCAACCTGTGGGGAATATCACATTCCTGTAAGAGCCAGGGCAGTGCTGCTTCCTGGTAATGGagccttatactctgaagagaaGGAGCTTCTCCACCCCCTTCCTGCATGCTTCAGCCCCTACCTCCAGCCACCTCATGACAAAGACAGAGTCACAAGGACTGCCCCAACTAGACAGTCTATGAAGAGGGTAACCAAAAAAGAAGTTGCCCCCAGCTCCCCTCTTTGTCATTATCCACAGTTCAGGGGTACATgatttcccctcctctctgggcACAGATGCATCTTGACCAACCTCTCCAGGAAATTCTGaccagaggaaaaagaaggacCGTGGGAGAGTAGGGAAAACTGAGAAAGACAGAGGCTGAGGCAGACGGAAAAGTAGACACCTTCTTGGGCCCAGTGAAAGCCCCTGAGGTCTCTGTGCCTTGGCTTGTGGTCTATCAGATGGCTGatgacttaaccaactgagccacccaggaacccctaaattaatcacatttttataaCTGCCTTCTGAATATTTAAACTGGGAAAAATGATTCTAGCTGATAATCCCTACCTCAGTGAAATTGGGGgaggataaatgagataatgtttgtgAAAGGGATTTTTACTAAAGAAAGCCATTAAGTACTCAAAATACCAGTTAGAGTACGAACAATTTATCTCTAATTTTCAATGGAATCTACAATTACAACAGAGCTGTACAATTGTACAACAGAATTATGAAATTTTCAATTAACAGAGTAATTCAGTTAACAATATACAAGCAATGGCTAATAATAAAGTTGAAGACAGAAACTTTTGAGACTGAACAGTTCAAGAAGATACCTTTTAATCAAAATGAGGTTTTCTAATGACTGTATTTATTTAGGAGGGGAATTTAGACATATCCTTCCctgttttaattatttgccaCAGTTGAGTTTTGGTTTCTAAAGAGAGTGGAGTCACCCCAAGGGCAATACGATCATCTCTTCAGCTTTCTGTTCATGTAGACTTTTGTTCTTCTTCAGGTGTTATTTAAGGGAAACCAAACCCTCGcatcattttgctttctttttccacagtttgtcaGTTGTCCAGTCATATTTCATTTACTGGGAGAGGATCGAATCATCTGTTGTGTCTCAACAGACACACCGCGGAGCCCACGCTGATGGCGGCGAGCAGCCCGGCTCACCGATGCCAACCTCTGGCTGGAGGCGGGAGGGAACCACCCCAGGTATAGCTTGCTGTAGGACTCAAGAGCCTGGTTGGCATCAttatgggagggagagggagaagcaggcttcctgcgagcagggagccccatgcgggactcgatcccaggaccccaggatcatgacctgagccgaaggcagacgcctagccgactgagccacccaggagcccctaaattaatcacatttttataaCTGCCTTCTGAATACTTACACtgggaaaaatgttattttcccttAGAAGTTCCCTTAGAAGCCAGTTCCAGTTCCTGCAACACAAGCACTAAACACCTGCTTTGGCCAGCTGCAGCAGCTCACGGCCAAGGGCAGGAGGGGATGCTTGCCGTTGCTGTTTGTCTGCTTCAACCTCACAAATTACTGGGGGGCCCTGTGGTGGAGAGTTGGATTCTGTCACAAATCCAAACaaaagcaacccccccccccccactcccacacttACCAATCATCACAACGCCTCAGCAGGGTTCTTCAGACCCCTGGAGCTCCACGCGGAGCACAAGAAAGAGatgatcttttcttctttgtatatAAAAACTCATCCAGCTTTCATTGTCACTTTCCATGGTAGGTAGATGGCTCTTTGCAGCCTGGGTTGGAGAAAGGAATCAGGAATGAGAGGCTGTTTTGATGGCAACGGAGTTTTTCCTGGTTCACTACATAACCTGAGACTCCTTTGGTCCGTGAACTTCTGCAACAAAACATAAGAGAACACAGTGAGAATACAGCTACAGAATACAGTGGTCACCTGAAAATTCCTGGGGATATGGAACTCATTTCCATTATTGATCTCTAGTTAAGTGCTCTGAACGAATGCACTCATAGAGGCCACCTGCACAGAAGCTCCCATCTTTAATCCTTTCAATTCCACTTTCCTTGACTCTATGCTTTGCTCTTGGCCAACATGCTAATGCCCGACTTGGCTCAGTCTAGCAGACCCAGGCACAGAGCTTACCCTGGGCCACTCTCCCTACTCTGCCCATGCCCTGAACTGTCTTCTCCCCACTGCCCAGCACCACTCCCCCAACCTTCCCACCAAGCTACTCCTGAAAGCAGAGTCAAGACCTCAGGGTctgacagtgtggcctggagaagaCCCTGCAAACCCATGGTGTTTCAAgtctcatgttttattttcttaatcatgCAAATGTTGCATTTTAATCCCAAGCATGTTTGTTTTAATATGAATATGACTAAAAGTGGGGTGTCAGGAAGTGACATCATGTTGTCCCTGCAGTCTATCTTGGGACCCTGCTGGGAACCTTGTCCCCCACGGGGTGACACACTCTCGTCTGAGCAGCTCCTGGGTAAACTCCTCATGACGCTGCTGTATGCATTCCTGCCCTCCTGGCCCAGCCTGTTTTCCTACCCATTCCTCTGCACAAACCCCAGGGTTTCTCAAACAAAaagggagtgtgtgtgtacagatgCATTGTgatggcggggtgggggagggaggggaggagaggatgtCATCTAGCAAAGTGAAATAGATTTCTTAAGTGTAAGAAGACTGCAGTGGGCAAATTATGAATTATGAATTTTCACATTAGGCAGATAGTATATTGTACTTCTCAAACTTATTTCCCAATAGACACGTTGGGGTCTACCCAACCCCATTAGGCGTGATCTCCATGTTTTGCCTTCTGACACTTCCTCAAAGTGGGCTGTTCCTCCTGATGATCTATTTATCTTTCCAGGGGAGGTTCCAATATCTCCTTTGTGAGACTTTCCCCCATACTTCTTGGGAGGCAAATGTAATTGCCTTCTCAGTTCTGGATTTAAAGCTCTCATCACACTGTCATCTGTAAGGTTGGGCATCTAAGAGTCTCTCCTCCTAGATTTTGAGTTCAGGAACAACAAACGGCCACTACGCAGCCCTTCTGCATCCCCAGCAATCACAGAAATGCCCATCATACAACGAGTCTGCGGGGAATGTCCGAATGCATTTTGAGTTCGGGCGGGAGTTTAAGACTGTCGAGCTTTTGCCACATTCTGTGTGTACGTTAGGCTTCTTTGTTTTTCACTTCAATCTCAATGTTTCTGAGTGATGAAGGCTTTGGAGAAGAGTggcactaaaagaaaaagaaatgcattccAACCCAGTTAGAGCCCTGGTCAGAGAAACCTCCACTAATGTGTTTTTCTGCAAACACCATCATTGTCATCCTAAGGTTATCATGGTAAACCCTCATTGCATGTTCACCTGTGCCAGCCGCTGTGCTCCATGCTTCTACATCAGTGATTTTATCTCACCCTTCAGCAGCTCTAGGCTGTAGCAACCATTATTGGTCccattttggaaaagaagaaactgatgCTCTGGGAGGACTTGCCCCAAACCAGGAGTTAGCGGAATGGAGAGTTGAACCCAAACAATCATCTGACTCCAAAACTGGTGCTTGCTTATTTGCTGCGCtgtttctaatttctatttctaaagtTCTGGGCTGTCATGTTGGCCAGTCACGGATGGAAAATGAGATGGTGGAGGGCAGTGGAGGGCAGTGATCTTGACTCTGCCCATGGCAGAGGCTCAAGTCATTATCATCACCAGGGAGACTTTTACTGTTAATAATATGGCAGGAAAGATCTAAGACTTTCAAAAATCTTTGATTTGTgggattctgattttattttgttttgttttgtttttctagctaGAAGCAGTTTTTGGCagaggtaagaaaaaaaacatagtgGTCACAGGGGTTTCTAAACTCCCCTGAGTGGTGACTGTTAAGAATGCACAAGTCCAGAGGGTCAGAGACTTACTATTTACAAAGGTGTTAGAAATCGAGTCCTTTGCCACTTGGTCAGGGGCTTATTTTACTGGGCAGATCAACTTTTTGTTGATACTTTTGAGTAACCCAAACTTAATGGTTTGTCCTAAAGGCACATTAAAGTCTCTAATATTTACCCCATTACCATAGTTGTTTGTGCTAATCAATACAAGGAAaatgctctcactctcttttgtggtgtctttggATCTCCGTTTAGCTCCCAGTCCCCCCAGCGCTCTTCCCCAGCAGCGTGTGAACATCTTTGCTGTTGCCCCAACTGGAGCTGCAGAGAAGAACAGCTTAGATCCTTTTCCTGCAAGTTTTTGGGTGACAGAGTTTTCTGGGGATGCAGAGACTCTGTTCCAATCATCTTCACACATGGCTACTGCAGTCAGCAATGGCCAGCAGCCCAGAGGGGACAGCAACCCAATCCTAGAACCATCCCTGGATATCCGTGGGCTGGAGAGATTCATGGCTCTCAGGAGATTCTTCCCAGAGGGCGTTGCTTCCAGCCCTAGAACCCACCTCAGGTAATGGGTCAGGGGTAGACCATTCAGTATGGTGGTGGGATAAGCCAAACCCTGGGGTGCTGAGGGAATCTAAACTTCTTGGCATCTAACAGCAAATGATCTCACCATATTTATTCTTAAGTGCACAAGAAACCCTGATTGTAGAAGGGCTACTGGCCAAAAGGGCTGGGTATGAAAATCACCTGGGGAAACTGTACTTTCTTGGATAGGGTGAGATCTCTGATATgttgatataaataaaatcagatataaatatatattttatagaggggcgcctgggtggctcagtcgttaagcatctgccttcggctcgggtcatgatctcagggtcctgagatcaagccccgcatcgggctctctgctcagcggagagcctgcttctccctctcccactcccccgcttgtgttccctctctcgctgtgtctctctctgtcaaataaataaaaatcttaaaaaaaaaatatgttttatagaaGAGATGTGTaagtttataatatataaatacatattttatataaaataaataaaagcattcagTGAGGCTTTGTTGCTATCCTCACTtgcctcttccccaccctctctcccttttcccttcagCTCCTAACTCCAAACCCCAAACTCCTTTCCAAGGAACTCTGCTTTTGTCAGTATACACAGCAATGGTAGGAAATGTTGCTTTCTGATCTGTATACTTAGTCTTCTCTTCGCCCTTCTATCCTTCCCTTTAGGACTCAGGATGATCCAAACTTTGATTCATTGGAAACCTGCCTATCCTCAGATAGGCATGAACAGGTAAGAACCCTGGCTGTATGTGGGTGATGGGGTTGGTATTTTGATCCCAATGTGGGAAGTTCCAGGCTGGGGAAGCAGAGCTATTAGTCTAGTAACCAAAATTTGAGAGCAGGAGGCAAGGGTATAATATACACGCAGCATCTTTTTACCAATCAATACCAGCCTTTCTGTTATACACAGTGTCTCTGAAGTTATTGACAATTGTAGAAATTGATAGTTTTAGTGATTTGTTTTCCCACTTAGCCTCAGTCAATAATTCCTGTCTCCCCACCTCTCTACCCCTCTTTATAACATTGGCCCCAAAACACCATGTATGGTTCCAGAGGTTAGATCAATGggcaatataaaatatacatgccCACTGATTTACAATTCCTTTGAAGTCTTAAAaggaacacaaaataaaacatggtatAATATTCTTACTCAAATTTATTGGAACCTACAGTGAGATTAAATGCCCTCTTGTATGGGTCCTAGCATAAAAAGACACTCAAAGCTTTCTGCCCTTGGAGATGATAATCATGCATCTTGGTCTGGAAGCCTCTTAAAGGACCTTAGGTTTATTCTTGTAACTGGCCTCCATGCTCTCTTTGTGGGGTTTCCATTAGCCACCTCATCCCCATCAATCACAAGGGCATATCTATCTACTTGGGCATTTTACTctgagcaggagcaggagcaggagcaggcaCAAGGCTGGGTTTTCAGCTGCTGCCTGGGATTCTTTAAGAAACACAGGTTAAGTGTAAAGTTCAGTGGTAGCTTGGAAGAAGACCAGgtcctttgactttttttttccccctttgcttttCTAGGACAAAATGGAGTCCTCTAATAGGACCATGATGAGGCCTCCTCTGTCCACTGCCCATCTTACCTATCCTCGGCACCTCTGGTCATCTGAAGCACTCACTGGGAATGGGGCTGGGGCAGCCACCCCAACCCCTGTCTTCCACACCTCTGCCACTTCCGGGTCACCTGCTGCTGGTGGGCAATCAGAAGCATCGAGGCCTTCTGCCAGCTTCTCACCTCAGTCAAAGCGCAAGGAGGCCAGAGTGCTTGAGGAACATGGAGGGGGCAGAGTGGGATACCCCAGGAAGACCAACCCAAGGCCTGAGGTTGGGCAACAGGGAGCCAGTGCCCCTTCAGGGATCCAGCTCAGGGCTCCCCAGCTGGGAATCCTGCTTTGTCTTTCCGCCACCTTGGGCATGGCCCTGGCTGCCTGCCTTCGCTGTCTACACACCCAGTATTGCCACAAGCGGACAGAAGTGTCCTTCAGTGAGCCTGCTGGGGATGCTGTTGCCAGGAGCGATGGTGGTAAGACAGTCCGTGTCAGGAAGATTGGGGagaacagttttgttttggttgaagCAGAATACAACTGGACCCCTTCCTCTGTGGGTAATGAGAAAACAGTCCTCTGAGCAGACCGTCGTCCTAGGCCTCCGAGTAGCCCTCCTCAGACCCTGCAGTTTCTCAGCCAGAACAGAGCTAATGAGAATAGCTGATGAGGACAGGGACTCGCGGTGGCCCCCGTCAGTGAGCAGTTAGTCGAGGCAGCTGTGAAAGGACAGTTTTATCAACAGAGGGAGTTCTTCCCAACCTTTGTTGTCTTAACATCTGTAATTTAGctgcttttttttctattcacaATTAGACGTTCTGTTTGAAGAGTTAAACTCAACACAATGAATATTGTATAACTTGCTCATTAACTAGACTCCTGTGGCCACCGAGCTTCCTCTGTTGCCTTAAGGAACCTgcagaaatagaaattctgtCCCTCCTCAGTATGTCAGCCTTATCCTTTGAAAAAAAGTAATGTTGGGGTTGTGTCTCTTACAAGAAACAGAACTGCAGCCCTCACTTTACCTCTCCAAACCACCCCAGAAGAAGTTTCATTTTCAAAACTAGCCTTCCAAACTGGCTCTGCTTCAGTTGATTAGGTGAGTGCAAGGGTATTCAGTCTTCTTGGAAACTCAGAAGCCTGGCAAATCTGCCTCAGAAATTGATCTGAAGCGAGGAGAGTTTTAGAGAGCTTGATTGAACACATCTGTGGGGAACCGTGTGCGTGGCGCATAAACACCAGAGTGGGGTAAGCAAGCCTCTTCATCAGGTGCAAATGGATCTGAGACCTCCCATCCATTTACACTTGATGGGAAGCTTATGTAACCTAACAGCCAGCAAACATATTGCCTTTTGCCAAAGGTCAGGCTGGAAAAAATGATGATACCACACAGTTTGAAGAAGAGCCTCTACTCATCTTTttagggagaaaaggaagacagcATCATGGACAAAGACCATCTTTCTGCTCTTGTGATTTATGAAGATCACTTTGATTTAGCCAAGTGTCCCATAGACGTTATGTAGGGCCAAGGCAACAGGTTTGAATATAGCTTTTGAATATGCTGACCTAATATGACACATAGAAATTAGCCACCTTTTCAGAGGTAAACCTGTTACAGAGtcacaaaacattttaatgtgGAAACGAAAAACCACTATAAATTTGGAAAGGGTGtttatttatcaagcacctaaaTCACACAGGTACTGTGCTAAGAACTTTGCGTACATTTTCACATTTAACTCTCACAATAACTTAATGAAGAAtaagttcagtaacttgcccaagagaGGGGGGCATTCATGACATctcaattcaacaacaaaaacatttttttaaaaactgggcatATGGGAAAGAGATAGATCCCGCTGTTTTTTCCAGCCTCTTTTAGCTCATAGGGCACTAATTCCAAGATTGTTTCCTCCTGGATTCTGGGCTAGGCAGATCTGTCCCCTGGGCTTCAGTCAAGAGCCTCATTAGGAACATGGAGACCTAGCTAATTGTGTTCACACTTGAAAGTGTTCTAGGAATactgtggaaataaatgaatgtacTCTACTCCACCGGTGGCCAGAGATATCCCTTCTACATATCCCCCCTGCCCCAAGGATATCCTCCCCGAGATGTAGACGAGGAACCCCGCCAGTGGAGAGCTCTCCTCTGGCCATCATCCTCTGGCCAGCAATAAAAAATTGTTTCACAATTGTCTGTGAAATAAACTATGCCCAACTCAGTTTGTCATCTTTCACAGTTTGGGGCtgcctgggctcagctgggcagttcttctgCTCTATGTGCTGCTCAATGGGCTGGAACATCCAAGCTGACTTGCTCACGTGGCTGGCAGTTGGTGCGGCTGCTGGCTGGGGCTCACCCGGGGCTGTCGATGAGTGTGGGCAGCAATTTGTTCCTTCTCTTCATGGCTTCTTATAGCACCGTTCCCAGAGGGGTTTTCCGAGCAGACAAAACCAGAAGCTGGGGGTGCTCTTCAGGCCTAGCCTTGTAAGTAACATGGTTTCACTTCTGCCACTTTCCAGCGGTTACAGGAAGTCATGGGCCAGCCCTCTGTCTTCAAAGGGAAGGGCAATGAATTTTGCTTTTGGATGGGAGAAGTGGCAAAGGATTTGAAGCTATCTTTAATTCACCACCTCACCTCTCTGGTTAGACTGCCGGCCTGCCGAGGGGCTTCTGTGAGCGTAGAAGGAGGGGGTGTTCATCTCCAGGAGGAGCCCTGGGTCACCTTCCCTGCAAGGCATCAAAGGGGGTGAGAGAAATCTCAGGGTCAGGTGCTCCCTCTTCTCCGGCTCCCTGGGCAAAATAGTGAAGTGTGGCAGAAGAGTCAGCCAGACCTCTGagtctctgcttcctcatcagagaaaaacagaattctttACCTCTTTCGGTTGTCAGGCAGAGTAAATGCACGTTCAACCTTTAGCCAGCTATGACAAACTACTTAATGTCACTTTGCAGCTGCAACACTATCTTTAAATCTAGTCCATTTAGACTCCGTGACCACCGAAAACGTTATTCCCTTTTCAGGACACCTTCTCCCCTGTGGCCCCGCTCTCCCACCCAGCGAATGGAGGTGGTCCCGGCGCAAGTTGTCATCGTGGCCACTGGCTACAATTCCTGCTGGGGGTCAGACGTTTTTGCTGAGACTTTCCGAGGAAACTCTTCTTTGGCAGGGGCAGTGGAGTCCATAGACCTGCAGTCATGAGACATAAAACCCCTCTGTTACTGTGAACTTGAAGGTCCTCTAAGCCTGGCTTCAGAGAAGCCCCAGAGGGGAGCCAGTAGGAAGTGTTAACCTGAAGGCATTTACTAAAGCACAAAGCcattacaagttaaaaaaaaaaaaaaaaaaaggcaaaggactCAAATGCAACATCTTAAcatagcttttttgttttgtaggAACAGCTATGGGTTTTTTGGCCAGCCACTTCTTTGAAAGGGGGTTTGGgctaaatacatatttaagggaaaagaacagaagaacaaTTGCTGGAAagtctttatattttcaaaactctTTATATTTCAAACAAATCAATTGTGTTAATAACCACAGATCAAGAGTAGGGGTGAGCCTCAACCTTTATACATTGAGAGgctctttctgatttttctaattGATTTCTCCCCTTGGGTACAACACTTTTGCTAACTCACAACTTAATGCTCGACTATAGCCTGGCTGAGCTATCCCACTGTTGAGGCTGTCTGGTTTTAATTTGTTGTGacaatgtttgtttcctttaaaaaaaaattctaattaacaacaacgacaaaaaaaaaaaaatgggtcaacaaaccagtaaatatttaaacaagtgtcatgttttatttgaaaagttgTCTGGAGATGGCTGGCAATTTATGAATAAATTACAGATATACCCTCTCCCATTCTTGGACTTCGGGCATTTATCAGTGATCCCAGCTCTTCTGGAATACAGTCTCTGTGATTTGATTTCATTCCACCCCAACCTATCCCCTTCTTCTAAAAGTGGTGTGTGGCAAGGAACTTCTTTTActcaaaatgaaatgaatttgcATTCCTTGTTTTATTAAACTTGAGAGCATCTTCAGAAGAACTTTGCTCCATCTGCAGGTGGAGGGCCTTAGGTGGTTGCAAAACCAGGAACAGTCGCCTCTGGTTTAGAATATCAGGAGGGCCTTTATGATAAAAGGACGTCTGAAGTCTCGTTTGTGATTCTGTTCTTTACATGCAGAAAGGAAATGTGAACATTTTGAGACCCCGTTCCGTTGACAGTTGGGTTGGAGCTGCCAGGACCACTGAGGTCTGGAGTCGGATGTTTTCTTTGTGCCTTTTTGCTTTGAAAACATAAATCCGTTTAGGCCGCAGGGTCTCTTGAGTTGTCGAGTGGCTTTCCATGGCTCTCAGAGTGAAGTGTGAACATCTGATTGACTGACAGGGagacccgcccccgccccgccccgccccccttcTTCCTGGCTCCCCGCCTCCGCGGCGCCGCCCTGCGCGCTCCCTGAACGCGGTACCGCTCGGTTCCCAGCTCCCTTGCTCTGGCTGTTCTTGTTGTGGAACCCCGTCCCCTCAGACATCCACAAGCCTTCGGAGCTTTGTTCCAGTGTCGCCTTATCAGAGACGCTCTCCCGGCCATTGCAATCTCTTCTCACTCTCTATGCCCCTCCCGGCTTTAGAATACTTATGGTACTTACCACCTCCTGCGTCTTAggtatttatttgtgtgattattttctGCCTCCACCAGACTAGGATGCTTTATAAGGACAGagactttgtttttctcattgcTATTCCCCCGGCACCTAGAGTTGTTCTTCATACATAGtaagtaatcaataaatgtttgctaaatgagtgaatgaaaagtTCAAGATTCGTGTTACCCTCCCCAGGCCTTGCTGAGACTTTCCGAGGAAACTCTTCTTTGGCAGGGGCAGTGGAGTCCATAGACCTGCAGTCATGAGACATAAAACCCCTCTGTTACTGTGAACAGTACTGTGGGCTGAAGTTGAATATGGAGCACCTTGGGCAGGCCTCGGGCGCATGGGCATCAGGAGATGCAGGTTGCTGTCTAGAGG includes the following:
- the REELD1 gene encoding reelin domain-containing protein 1 isoform X1, with product MWVSAALGGWSCAALCLASCSAAFSHGAGSGACEDMRPKHIQAQPQDPQTHHITIHTGRSSYSPGDTVPVTVRSIRDFMGFLLQARRVSDHQIAGTFVFIPPHSKAVACFQEADTVTHSDKSRKRNLSFEWKAPAQPVGNITFLLSVVQSYFIYWERIESSVVSQQTHRGAHADGGEQPGSPMPTSGWRREGTTPAPSPPSALPQQRVNIFAVAPTGAAEKNSLDPFPASFWVTEFSGDAETLFQSSSHMATAVSNGQQPRGDSNPILEPSLDIRGLERFMALRRFFPEGVASSPRTHLRTQDDPNFDSLETCLSSDRHEQDKMESSNRTMMRPPLSTAHLTYPRHLWSSEALTGNGAGAATPTPVFHTSATSGSPAAGGQSEASRPSASFSPQSKRKEARVLEEHGGGRVGYPRKTNPRPEVGQQGASAPSGIQLRAPQLGILLCLSATLGMALAACLRCLHTQYCHKRTEVSFSEPAGDAVARSDGGKTVRVRKIGENSFVLVEAEYNWTPSSVGNEKTVL
- the REELD1 gene encoding reelin domain-containing protein 1 isoform X2 — protein: MWVSAALGGWSCAALCLASCSAAFSHGAGSGACEDMRPKHIQAQPQDPQTHHITIHTGRSSYSPGDTVPVCQLSSHISFTGRGSNHLLCLNRHTAEPTLMAASSPAHRCQPLAGGGREPPQLEAVFGRAPSPPSALPQQRVNIFAVAPTGAAEKNSLDPFPASFWVTEFSGDAETLFQSSSHMATAVSNGQQPRGDSNPILEPSLDIRGLERFMALRRFFPEGVASSPRTHLRTQDDPNFDSLETCLSSDRHEQDKMESSNRTMMRPPLSTAHLTYPRHLWSSEALTGNGAGAATPTPVFHTSATSGSPAAGGQSEASRPSASFSPQSKRKEARVLEEHGGGRVGYPRKTNPRPEVGQQGASAPSGIQLRAPQLGILLCLSATLGMALAACLRCLHTQYCHKRTEVSFSEPAGDAVARSDGGKTVRVRKIGENSFVLVEAEYNWTPSSVGNEKTVL